In one Dasypus novemcinctus isolate mDasNov1 chromosome 25, mDasNov1.1.hap2, whole genome shotgun sequence genomic region, the following are encoded:
- the GAREM2 gene encoding LOW QUALITY PROTEIN: GRB2-associated and regulator of MAPK protein 2 (The sequence of the model RefSeq protein was modified relative to this genomic sequence to represent the inferred CDS: inserted 4 bases in 3 codons), whose protein sequence is MEKLAGGLAGLRWSMGAFPLDLIVSRCRLPTLACLGPGEYAEGVSERDILLIHSCRQWTTVTAHTLEEGHYVIGPKIDIPLQYPGKFKLLEQARDVREPVRYFSSVEEVASAFPDRIFVMEAITFSVKVVSGEFSEDSEVYNFTLHAGDELTLMGQAEILCAKSPKERSRFTTLLRKLGRAGALAGAAGGGAGPGRGKMPCLICMNHRTNESLSLPFQCQGRFSTRSPLELQMQEGEHTVRAIIERVRLPVNVQVPSRPPRNPYDLHPVREGHRYQLVSIISKTVVLGLALRREGPAPLHFLLLRDTPRFALPQGLLAGDPRVERLLRDSASYCRERFDPDEYSTAVREAPPELADDGASPRRARLCLPAPRXAPPALADGDQDYVSPDWAGAPADLPYEELWARPAAGGLAEPRARPPPGXDLLSFAAAGPARPEPEAPPPPVPPKSEAVKEECRLLNAPPVPPRGGAGSGWLSGSPPVPPRLPKLQPAHSPSSSLSYYSSGLQDGAGSRSGSGSPSPDAYSLYCYPCTWGDCKVGESSSRPAPGPPPSTTQPSQASRAHAEPLGSRAAPLLGADAPVKTYQSCPPLLKASHPQKRFAPFGTLNPFSGPAYPSGPPAAASSGPTTTAGALAASCPAYSPGPASPGQAYAAVPTPASSSPEWQEPGLEPFAPFELRQGSSPEPELLRYQEPRAVGGPGSGARLSPLGPPKAFELEGLXLRQVSTPLSPGALQGPEAGGARLFLPQGRPEGPPASPRDGASSWGGRDASWQPPADLSALSLEEVSRSLRFIGLSEDVVSFFARERIDGSIFVQLSEDILADDFRLTKLQVKKIMQFIKGWRPKI, encoded by the exons ATGGAGAAGCTGGCGGGCGGCCTGGCGGGCCTGCGCTGGAGCATGGGCGCCTTCCCGCTCGACCTCATCGTCAGCCGCTGTCGCCTGCCCACGCTCGCCTGCCTCGGGCCAG GGGAATATGCCGAGGGCGTCAGTGAGCGTGACATCCTGCTCATCCACTCCTGCCGCCAGTGGACGACGGTGACAGCCCACACCCTGGAGGAGGGTCACTATGTCATCGGGCCCAAGATCGACATCCCCCTGCAGTACCCAG GGAAGTTCAAGCTCCTGGAGCAGGCTCGGGATGTGCGGGAGCCAGTGAGGTACTTCAGCAGCGTGGAGGAGGTGGCCAGCGCCTTCCCTGACCGCATCTTTGTGATGGAAGCCATCACCTTCAGTGTCAAG GTGGTGTCGGGCGAGTTCAGCGAGGACAGCGAAGTGTACAACTTCACGCTGCACGCGGGCGATGAGCTCACGCTCATGGGCCAGGCGGAGATCCTGTGCGCCAAGAGCCCCAAGGAGCGCTCGCGCTTCACCACGCTCCTGCGCAagctgggccgggccggggcgctggccggggcggcgggcgggggcgcggggcccggCCGGGGCAAGATGCCCTGCCTCATCTGCATGAACCACCGCACCAACGAGAGCCTGAGCCTGCCCTTCCAGTGCCAGGGCCGCTTCAGCACGCGCAGCCCGCTGGAGCTGCAGATGCAGGAGGGCGAGCACACGGTGCGCGCCATCATCGAGCGCGTGCGGCTGCCCGTGAACGTGCAGGTGCCCAGCCGGCCGCCGCGCAACCCCTACGACCTGCACCCGGTGCGCGAGGGCCACCGCTACCAGCTGGTCAGCATCATCTCCAAGACGGTGGTGCTGGGGCTGGCGCTGCGCCGCGAGGGCCCGGCGCCGCTGCACTTCCTGCTGCTGCGCGACACACCGCGCTTCGCGCTGCCGCAGGGGCTGCTGGCCGGCGACCCGCGCGTCGAGCGCCTGCTGCGCGACAGCGCCTCCTACTGCCGCGAGCGCTTCGACCCCGACGAGTACTCCACGGCCGTGCGCGAGGCGCCCCCTGAGCTCGCCGACGACGGCGCCAGCCCGCGCCGCGCGCGCCTCTGCCTGCCCGCGCCGCG CGCGCCCCCCGCGCTCGCCGACGGCGACCAGGACTACGTGAGCCCCGACTGGGCCGGCGCGCCCGCCGACCTCCCCTACGAGGAGCTGTGGGCGCGCCCGGCCGCCGGCGGCCTCGCCGAGCCCAGGGCCAGGCCGCCCCCGG CCGACCTGCTGTCCTTCGCGGCCGCGGGCCCGGCGCGCCCGGAGCCCgaggcgccgccgccgcccgtgCCCCCCAAGTCCGAGGCG GTGAAGGAGGAGTGCCGCCTGCTCAATGCCCCGCCTGTGCCGCCCCGAGGTGGCGCTGGCAGCGGCTGGCTCTCGGGCAGCCCCCCAGTGCCCCCCCGCCTCCCCAAGCTGCAGCCTGCCCACTCGCCCAGCTCCAGCCTCTCGTACTACTCCTCTGGCCTCCAGGATGG GGCGGGCTCCCGCAGTGGCAGCGGCTCCCCGTCCCCGGATGCGTACTCCCTCTACTGCTACCCATGCACCTGGGGGGACTGCAAGGTGGGCGAGTCCTCCAGCCGCCCGGCCCCGGGGCCCCCGCCCTCGACCACGCAGCCCAGCCAGGCCTCCCGGGCGCACGCAGAGCCCCTGGGCAGTCGAGCTGCCCCCCTCCTGGGGGCCGACGCCCCAGTCAAGACCTACCAGAGCTGCCCGCCTCTGCTCAAGGCCTCCCACCCCCAGAAACGCTTCGCTCCCTTTGGGACGCTCAACCCCTTTTCAGGGCCTGCCTACCCCTCGGGCCCTCCCGCAGCCGCCTCTTCTGGGCCCACCACCACCGCGGGGGCCCTGGCTGCCTCCTGCCCGGCCTATTCCCCGGGCCCGGCCTCGCCAGGCCAGGCCTACGCCGCCGTGCCCACCCCCGCCTCCTCTTCCCCTGAATGGCAGGAGCCCGGCCTGGAGCCCTTTGCCCCCTTTGAGCTGAGGCAGGGCAGTTCTCCAGAGCCCGAGCTGCTGCGCTACCAGGAGCCCAGAGCTGTGGGGGGACCTGGATCTGGGGCCCGCCTCTCCCCACTCGGTCCCCCCAAGGCCTTTGAGCTTGAAGGGC GGCTGCGGCAGGTCTCCACCCCACTGTCACCGGGTGCCCTGCAGGGGCCCGAGGCAGGCGGGGCCCGACTCTTCCTCCCCCAGGGGCGCCCCGAGGGGCCACCTGCCAGTCCCCGGGACGGGGCCTCAAGCTGGGGAGGCCGGGACGCTTCCTGGCAGCCCCCGGCTGACCTATCTGCGCTCTCCCTGGAGGAGGTCTCCCGCAGTCTGCGTTTCATCGGGCTCTCGGAGGACGTGGTGAGCTTCTTTGCCCGAGAACGCATCGATGGCAGCATCTTTGTGCAGCTCAGTGAGGACATCCTGGCAGACGACTTCCGTCTCACCAAGCTGCAGGTCAAGAAGATCATGCAGTTCATCAAAGGCTGGCGGCCTAAGATCTGA